In Thauera aromatica K172, one DNA window encodes the following:
- a CDS encoding LysR family transcriptional regulator, with protein MELRHLRCFLAVAEELHFARAAEKLHIEQSPLSRTIRQLEDDLGVRLFERNSHGTRLTWPGQVFLGEARRVLATAEQARASVRAAASGYRGLLRIALSDGISQPRLSALLARCREEAPEVELRLTEIPLASQLKGLRDDLYDAGLAKSDDPGKGLVAMPAWCESLVVAVPARHPLLAFRELPLSEVLRYPLVLCDPHACEGCSRQVGKVLRAVDREPEVVEMVATHDLMMALVAAGYGLGLATKAQFAVCRCPEVVARPLAGEPPTLVTYLLRRDEEPSAQLAGFIGRLNSA; from the coding sequence ATGGAACTGCGGCACCTGCGTTGCTTCCTCGCCGTTGCCGAAGAACTCCATTTCGCGCGTGCGGCCGAGAAGCTGCACATCGAACAATCGCCGCTGTCGCGCACCATCCGGCAGTTGGAGGACGACCTGGGCGTGCGGCTGTTCGAACGCAACAGCCACGGAACCCGCCTGACCTGGCCGGGCCAGGTGTTCCTTGGGGAGGCCCGGCGTGTCCTGGCGACCGCCGAGCAGGCCCGCGCCAGCGTGCGTGCGGCCGCCAGTGGCTATCGTGGCCTGCTGCGCATCGCGCTCTCCGACGGCATCTCGCAGCCGCGCCTGAGCGCGTTGCTGGCCCGATGCCGCGAGGAGGCACCGGAAGTGGAACTGCGCCTGACCGAGATACCGCTGGCGAGCCAATTGAAGGGGCTGCGCGATGATCTGTACGATGCAGGCCTCGCCAAGTCCGACGATCCAGGCAAGGGTCTGGTCGCCATGCCTGCCTGGTGCGAATCCCTGGTTGTTGCTGTGCCGGCGCGGCATCCGCTGCTGGCATTCCGGGAGTTGCCGCTATCGGAGGTGCTGCGCTACCCGCTGGTACTGTGCGATCCGCACGCCTGCGAGGGCTGCAGCCGGCAGGTGGGCAAGGTGCTGCGCGCGGTCGATCGTGAACCGGAGGTCGTAGAAATGGTGGCGACGCATGACCTCATGATGGCACTGGTGGCCGCGGGCTACGGGCTGGGGCTGGCAACGAAGGCACAGTTCGCGGTGTGCCGGTGCCCGGAAGTCGTGGCCAGACCGCTGGCCGGTGAGCCTCCAACGCTGGTCACCTACCTGCTGCGCCGGGATGAAGAACCTTCGGCGCAACTTGCAGGTTTCATTGGTCGGCTGAACTCAGCATGA
- the radC gene encoding RadC family protein, translating to MSFVIADSHPESLTLIAAQHEDWIIQQAITLLEKRVFKAGPALSSPAAVRDYLRLKLVAEPNEVFAVVFLDSQHQVLTYEPLFKGTIDQTSVYPRVIVQRALALNASALILAHQHPSGVTEPSAADRALTDRLKAALATVDVRVVDHFIVGKGTPYSFAEAGLL from the coding sequence ATGTCTTTTGTCATCGCCGACTCCCACCCGGAGTCACTCACCCTGATCGCCGCCCAGCACGAGGACTGGATCATCCAGCAGGCCATCACCCTGCTGGAGAAGCGCGTCTTCAAGGCCGGCCCAGCGCTGTCCAGTCCCGCCGCCGTGCGTGACTACCTGCGCCTGAAGCTGGTCGCGGAGCCCAACGAAGTCTTCGCCGTCGTGTTCCTCGACAGCCAGCACCAGGTACTCACCTACGAGCCACTGTTCAAGGGCACGATCGACCAGACTTCGGTGTATCCACGGGTGATCGTTCAGCGCGCCTTGGCTCTCAACGCCTCGGCGCTGATCCTGGCGCACCAGCATCCGTCCGGTGTGACCGAGCCCTCGGCCGCCGATCGCGCGCTCACGGACCGGCTGAAAGCCGCCTTGGCCACCGTCGATGTCCGGGTGGTGGATCACTTCATCGTCGGCAAGGGCACGCCGTACTCGTTCGCCGAAGCCGGCTTGTTGTAG
- a CDS encoding DsbA family protein, with product MRLPSFTRRHALIALLVAAVGAAGWLLLRTPDAAPEFTHPITTVPEPPKPTGPPWLYGRSDARFTVVGYADLECPYCRAYFPTLQRWIDTHPEVNWQWHHLPLSMHEPAATAGARLAECAGEVGGHAAFWQAVAWLYAHTRGDGQGLPEGLRYPDLTPTLQQCLDSERPDAVIRAQAAEAARQSIAATPTLLLRDRDTGKTILLHGPMDGDALLSALDLLAAGDTTSAETSHPPDMPASVAGDMPR from the coding sequence ATGCGCCTGCCTTCGTTCACTCGACGCCATGCCCTGATCGCGCTGCTGGTCGCGGCGGTCGGCGCCGCCGGGTGGCTGCTCCTGCGCACGCCCGATGCGGCCCCGGAGTTCACGCATCCGATCACGACCGTGCCCGAACCACCGAAACCGACCGGACCGCCGTGGCTGTACGGCCGCAGCGATGCCCGCTTCACGGTGGTCGGTTACGCCGACCTGGAGTGCCCGTACTGCCGGGCGTACTTCCCGACGCTCCAGCGCTGGATCGACACCCACCCCGAGGTGAACTGGCAGTGGCATCACCTGCCGCTGTCCATGCACGAGCCAGCCGCGACCGCCGGGGCACGCCTGGCCGAGTGTGCGGGCGAGGTGGGCGGGCATGCCGCGTTCTGGCAGGCGGTGGCCTGGCTCTACGCGCACACCCGTGGCGACGGCCAGGGCCTGCCGGAGGGCCTGCGCTATCCCGACCTCACGCCAACCCTGCAGCAGTGCCTCGACAGCGAGCGGCCCGACGCCGTGATCCGCGCCCAGGCCGCGGAGGCGGCACGACAGAGCATTGCCGCCACGCCGACCCTGCTACTGCGCGATCGCGACACTGGCAAAACCATCCTGCTGCACGGCCCCATGGACGGCGACGCCTTGCTCTCGGCGCTCGACCTGCTGGCTGCCGGCGACACGACGAGCGCCGAGACCTCACATCCCCCAGACATGCCCGCCAGCGTTGCTGGTGACATGCCCAGGTAG